A genomic stretch from Tamandua tetradactyla isolate mTamTet1 chromosome 15, mTamTet1.pri, whole genome shotgun sequence includes:
- the LAMB2 gene encoding laminin subunit beta-2, with product MEWASMERTRARRVQPAHWKPALNLLLLSVLAATLAQALALAPDMPGCLRGSCYPATGDLLVGRADRLTASSTCGLGGPQPYCIVSHLQDEKKCFLCDSRRPFSARDNPQSHRIQNVVTSFAPQRRAAWWQSENGVPVVTIQLDLEAEFHFTHLIMTFKTFRPAAMLVERSADFGRTWHVYRYFSYDCGADFPGVPLAPPRHWDDVVCESRYSEIEPSTEGEVIYRVLDPSIPIPDPYSPRIQNLLKITNLRVNLTRLHTLGDNLLDPRREIREKYYYALYELVVRGNCFCYGHASQCAPAPGAPAHAEGMVHGACICKHNTRGLNCEQCQDFYHDLPWHPAEDSHSHACRKCECQGHSHSCHFDMAIYLASGNVSGGVCDACQHNTAGRHCELCRPFFYRDPTKDLRDPAVCRSCDCDPMGTQDGGRCDPHDDPALGLVSGQCRCKEHVVGARCQQCRDGFFGLSASDPQGCQRCQCDTRGTVPGGTLCDPDNGTCFCKRLVIGHGCDHCLPGHWGLSHDLLGCRLCDCDVGGALDPQCNEATGQCRCRQHMIGRRCEQVQPGFFRPFLDHLTWEAEDARGQGLLDLVERVATPGGSPSWTGPGFVRLQEGQALEFLVTSVPRAMDYDLLLRLEPQVPEQWAEIQLTVQRPRPVSAGSVCGHVLPEDDRIRGTLQPDARYMVLASPVCLESGISYTLRLELVRAGGSTQPGTSYSGPGLLIDSLVLLPRVLVLEMFSGGDVAALERRATFEHYRCHEEGLVPSKTPPSEACAPLLISLSTLLYSGALSCQCDPQGSLSSECSPHGGQCLCKPGVAGRRCDLCAPGYYGFGPMGCRACQCSPEGALRGLCEGTSGQCSCRTGAFGLRCDRCRHGQWGFPSCRPCVCNGHADECDTHTGTCLGCRDHTAGEQCERCIAGFYGDPRLPYGGQCRPCSCPEGPGSQRHFATSCHRDGYSQQIVCHCQAGYTGPRCEACAPGHFGDPSRPGGRCQLCECSGNIDPADPDACDPHTGKCLRCLHHTEGPHCAHCKPGFHGQATQQNCHRCTCNLLGTDPQQCSSNDRCDCDQSSGQCPCLPNVQGLSCDRCAPKFWNLTSGHGCQPCACHHSRATGPTCNEFTGQCNCRAGFGGRTCSECQELHWGDPALQCHACDCDPRGIDTPQCHHSTGHCSCRTGVSGVRCDQCARGFSGVFPACQPCHACFGDWDRVIQDLAARTRRLEQWAQELQQTGVLGAFESSFRNLKEKLSTIQGIVGTRNTSAASIAQLMEATEELRREIGEATEHLTQLEAEMTDVQDENFDANYVLSGLERDGLALNLTLRQLSQHLDMLKHSNFLGAYDSIRHAHSQSAEAERRANTSAFAVPSPVSSSEVTRQRAEVLMDAQREDFNRKHTANQQALDELSAHTLTLSLTSTNELVCGAPGDAPCATSPCGGAGCRDEDGQPRCGGLNCHGAAATADLALGRARHTQAELQRALAEGGGILSQVAETRRQAGEAQQQAQAALDKANATRGQAEQANQELRELIQSVKDFLSQEGADPDSIEMVATRVLELSIPASPEQIQHLAGAIAERVRSLADVDTILARTVGDVRRAEQLLKDAQRARTQADGERWKAGTVQAALEEAQRAQGAAHGAILGAAVNTQKTEQTLHQVQERMAGAEQALSSAGERARQLEALLEAMKLKRAGNSLAASRAEETAGSAQGRAREAEQLLQGPLSDQYETVKALAERKAQGLLAAQVRAEQLRDEAQGLLQAAQDKLQRLQELEGTYEENERALEGKAAQLDGLEARMRNVLQAINLQVQIYNTCQ from the exons ATGGAGTGGGCCTCCATGGAACGCACGAGGGCCCGGCGGGTACAGCCTGCACACTGGAAGCCTGCACTGAACCTGCTGTTGTTGAGTG TGCTGGCCGCTACCTTGGCCCAGGCCCTGGCCTTGGCCCCAGATATGCCAGGCTGCTTAAGGGGAAGCTGCTATCCAGCCACTGGAGACCTACTGGTGGGCCGCGCTGACAGACTGACTGCCTCATCCACCTGTGGCCTGGGTGGCCCTCAGCCCTACTGCATCGTCAGTCACCTGCAG GACGAGAAGAAGTGTTTTCTGTGTGATTCCCGGCGCCCCTTCTCTGCTCGTGACAACCCCCAGAGCCATCGTATACAGAATGTTGTCACCAGCTTTGCACCTCAGCGCCGAGCAGCCTGGTGGCAGTCAGAGAATG GTGTCCCTGTGGTTACCATCCAGCTGGACCTGGAGGCTGAGTTCCATTTCACACACCTAATTATGACCTTCAAG ACATTTCGCCCTGCTGCCATGCTGGTGGAGCGTTCTGCAGACTTTGGCCGCACCTGGCATGTGTACCGATACTTCTCCTATGACTGTGGGGCTGACTTCCCAGGAGTCCCGCTGGCACCTCCACGGCACTGGGATGATGTGGTCTGTGAGTCCCGCTACTCAGAGATTGAGCCGTCCACTGAAGGCGAA GTCATCTACCGGGTTCTGGATCCTTCCATCCCTATCCCAGACCCCTACAGCCCACGGATCCAAA ACCTGCTGAAGATCACCAATCTACGAGTGAACCTGACTCGACTGCACACATTGGGGGACAACCTGCTTGACCCACGGCGGGAGATCCGTGAGAAGTACTATTATGCCCTCTATGAGCTGGTTGTGCGTGGCAACTGCTTCTGCTATGGACATGCCTCACAGTGTGCGCCCGCCCCAGGGGCACCAGCCCATGCTGAGGGCATG GTGCATGGGGCATGCATCTGCAAACACAACACCCGTGGCCTCAATTGTGAGCAGTGCCAGGATTTCTATCATGACCTGCCCTGGCATCCAGCTGAGGACAGCCACAGTCATGCCTGCAGGA AGTGTGAGTGTCAAGGGCACTCCCATAGCTGCCACTTCGATATGGCCATATACCTAGCATCTGGCAACGTGAGCGGAGGTGTGTGTGATGCATGTCAGCACAACACAGCTGGGCGCCACTGTGAACTCTGCCGGCCCTTCTTCTACCGTGACCCAACCAAGGACCTGCGGGACCCTGCTGTGTGCCGCT CCTGTGATTGCGACCCCATGGGTACCCAAGATGGTGGTCGCTGTGATCCCCATGATGACCCTGCACTGGGGCTGGTCTCAGGCCAGTGTCGCTGCAAAGAGCATGTGGTGGGCGCTCGTTGCCAGCAATGTCGTGATGGCTTCTTTGGACTCAGTGCCAGTGACCCTCAAGGCTGCCAGC GGTGTCAGTGTGATACACGGGGCACAGTGCCCGGAGGCACCCTTTGCGACCCTGACAATGGAACCTGTTTCTGCAAGCGTCTAGTGATTGGACATGGCTGCGACCACTGCTTG CCTGGCCACTGGGGTCTGAGCCATGACCTGCTTGGCTGTCGCCTGTGTGACTGCGACGTGGGTGGTGCCTTGGATCCTCA GTGCAACGAGGCCACGGGTCAGTGCCGCTGCCGCCAGCACATGATCGGCCGACGCTGCGAGCAGGTGCAGCCGGGCTTCTTCCGACCCTTCCTGGACCACCTTACTTGGGAAGCTGAGGATGCCAGAGGGCAG GGTCTGCTTGACTTGGTGGAACGGGTGGCGACCCCAGGGGGATCGCCATCCTGGACGGGCCCGGGCTTTGTGCGCCTGCAAGAAGGCCAGGCACTGGAATTCTTGGTGACTTCTGTGCCGAGGGCCATGGACTACGATCTGCTGCTGCGCTTGGAGCCCCAG GTACCTGAACAGTGGGCAGAGATACAACTGACTGTGCAGCGTCCACGGCCTGTGTCTGCTGGCAGCGTATGTGGGCACGTACTGCCTGAAGATGACCGCATCAGAGGGACTCTGCAACCAGACGCCAG GTACATGGTGCTTGCTAGTCCTGTCTGCCTTGAGTCTGGCATCTCCTACACACTACGTCTGGAGCTTGTGCGAGCAGGAGGAAGTACCCAGCCTGGGACCTCCTACTCCGGACCTGGCTTGCTCATTGACTCG CTAGTGCTGCTGCCTCGTGTACTGGTGCTGGAAATGTTTAGTGGGGGTGATGTTGCTGCCCTGGAGCGCCGTGCTACCTTTGAACATTATCGCTGTCACGAGGAGGGTCTGGTGCCCAGCAAGACCCCACCCTCTGAGGCTTGTGCCCCCCTCCTCATCAGCCTATCCACCCTGCTCTACAGTGGTGCCCTAT CCTGTCAATGCGACCCCCAGGGCTCGCTGAGTTCAGAGTGCAGTCCCCATGGTGGTCAATGCCTGTGCAAACCTGGAGTGGCAGGGCGGCGCTGTGACCTCTGTGCTCCTGGCTACTATGGCTTTGGCCCCATGGGATGTCGAG CCTGCCAGTGCAGTCCTGAGGGGGCACTTAGAGGCCTATGTGAAGGGACCAGTGGACAATGCTCCTGCCGAACTGGTGCCTTTGGTCTTCGCTGCGACCGCTGCCGACATGGCCAGTGGGGCTTCCCTAGCTGCCGACCCTGTGTCTGCAATGGGCATGCAGATGAATGTGACACACATACAGGCACTTGCCTGGGATGCCGTGATCACACGGCGGGTGAGCAGTGTGAAAG ATGCATTGCTGGCTTCTATGGGGACCCACGACTGCCATATGGGGGCCAATGTCGGCCTTGCTCCTGCCCTGAAGGTCCTGGGAGCCAGCGGCACTTTGCTACTTCTTGCCACCGGGACGGGTATTCCCAGCAGATTGTGTGCCACTGTCAGGCAGGCTACACAG GGCCACGGTGTGAAGCTTGTGCCCCTGGGCACTTTGGGGATCCATCAAGGCCAGGTGGCCGGTGCCAACTGTGTGAGTGCAGTGGGAACATTGACCCTGCGGACCCTGATGCCTGTGACCCCCACACGGGGAAGTGCCTGCGCTGCCTACACCACACCGAGGGGCCACACTGTGCCCATTGTAAGCCTGGCTTTCATGGGCAGGCCACCCAACAGAACTGTCACC GCTGCACCTGCAACCTTTTGGGCACAGATCCCCAGCAGTGCTCATCCAATGATAGATGCGACTGTGACCAAAGCAGTGGACAGTGCCCGTGCCTCCCCAATGTGCAGGGCCTGAGCTGTGACCGCTGTGCCCCCAAATTCTGGAATCTCACCAGTGGTCATGGGTGCCAGCCCTGTGCCTGCCACCATAGCCGGGCCACAGGCCCCACCTGCAATGAG TTCACAGGACAATGCAACTGCCGTGCCGGCTTTGGTGGGCGGACCTGTTCTGAGTGCCAGGAGCTCCACTGGGGAGACCCTGCATTGCAGTGCCATG CCTGTGACTGTGACCCTCGTGGAATAGACACACCTCAGTGTCACCACTCCACAGGCCACTGCAGCTGCCGCACCGGTGTGTCTGGTGTACGCTGTGACCAGTGTGCCCGGGGCTTCTCAGGTGTCTTTCCTGCCTGTCAGCCCTGCCATGCATGCTTTGGGGACTGGGACCGAGTAATACAGGATTTGGCTGCCCGTACACGGCGCCTGGAACAGTGGGCACAGGAGCTACAACAGACAGGTGTGCTGGGCGCCTTTGAGAGCAGCTTCAGGAACTTGAAGGAGAAGCTGAGCACTATACAGGGCATTGTGGGTACCCGCAACACCTCAGCTGCTTCCATCGCACAGCTCATGGAGGCCACAGAGGAGCTGCG GCGTGAAATCGGGGAAGCCACTGAGCATCTGACCCAGCTGGAGGCAGAGATGACAGACGTGCAAGATGAGAACTTCGATGCCAACTATGTACTAAGTGGGCTGGAACGGGATGGGCTTGCACTTAATCTCACACTGCGGCAGCTCAGTCAACATCTGGACATGCTCAAGCATTCAAACTTCCTGG GTGCCTATGACAGCATCCGCCATGCCCATAGCCAGTCTGCAGAAGCAGAACGTCGTGCCAATACCTCGGCCTTCGCAGTTCCCAGCCCTGTGAGCAGTTCCGAGGTTACCCGGCAGCGGGCAGAAGTGCTGATGGATGCCCAGAGGGAGGACTTCAACCGTAAGCACACAGCCAACCAGCAGGCACTGGACGAGCTTTCTGCTCATACCCTTACCCTGAGCCTGACAAGCACAAATGAACTG GTGTGTGGGGCTCCAGGGGATGCACCCTGTGCTACAAGCCCTTGTGGAGGTGCAGGCTGTCGGGATGAAGATGGGCAGCCTCGCTGTGGGGGCCTCAACTGCCATGGAGCAGCAGCCACAGCAGACTTGGCTCTGGGCCGGGCCAGGCACACACAGGCAGAGCTGCAGCGGGCATTGGCAGAAGGTGGTGGCATCCTCAGCCAGGTGGCTGAGACCCGTCGGCAGGCAGGCGAGGCACAGCAGCAGGCACAGGCAGCCCTGGACAAGGCTAATGCTACCCGGGGACAGGCGGAGCAGGCCAACCAGGAGCTGCGGGAACTTATCCAGAGCGTGAAAGACTTCTTAAGCC AGGAGGGAGCCGATCCTGATAGCATTGAGATGGTAGCCACACGGGTGCTTGAGCTCTCCATCCCAGCCTCACCTGAGCAGATTCAGCACCTCGCAGGTGCAATTGCAGAGCGGGTCCGGAGTCTGGCAGATGTTGACACAATCCTGGCGCGTACTGTGGGAGATGTGCGTCGGGCTGAGCAGCTACTGAAGGATGCACAACGGGCACG GACCCAGGCTGATGGTGAGAGATGGAAGGCAGGAACAGTGCAGGCGGCACTGGAAGAGGCTCAGCGAGCACAGGGTGCTGCCCACGGTGCAATACTGGGGGCAGCAGtgaacacacagaaaacagagcagACCCTGCACCAG GTTCAAGAGAGGATGGCAGGTGCAGAACAGGCACTGAGCTCTGCTGGTGAGCGGGCTCGGCAACTAGAGGCACTCCTGGAGGCTATGAAACTGAAACGGGCAGGGAATAGTCTGGCAGCCTCTCGGGCTGAAGAAACAGCAGGCAGTGCCCAAGGTCGTGCCCGAGAGGCTGAACAG CTGCTGCAGGGTCCACTGAGTGACCAGTATGAGACAGTGAAGGCGCTTGCTGAGCGCAAGGCCCAGGGTCTGCTGGCTGCGCAGGTGCGGGCAGAGCAACTGCGAGATGAGGCTCAGGGCCTGTTGCAGGCTGCTCAGGACAAGCTGCAGCGACTGCAGG AGCTGGAGGGTACCTATGAGGAGAATGAGCGGGCTCTGGAAGGCAAGGCAGCCCAGCTGGACGGGCTGGAAGCCAGGATGCGCAACGTGCTCCAAGCCATCAATCTGCAGGTCCAGATCTACAACACCTGCCAGTGA